The following coding sequences are from one Formosa haliotis window:
- a CDS encoding helix-turn-helix transcriptional regulator — translation MDNILILERLARLEKLLAGHKEVLTFDETCDYTGISRSYLYKLTASRRIPHSKPNGKMIFFEKDKIVKWLLQNKRKSKQDIHEQALEYALKRKLK, via the coding sequence ATGGACAATATTTTAATATTAGAACGATTAGCTCGTTTAGAGAAATTATTAGCAGGACATAAGGAGGTGTTAACCTTCGATGAAACCTGTGACTATACAGGCATATCTAGAAGCTATTTATATAAATTAACAGCATCTAGAAGAATTCCACACTCAAAACCCAATGGTAAGATGATTTTCTTCGAAAAGGATAAAATCGTAAAGTGGTTACTTCAAAATAAACGAAAGTCTAAACAGGATATTCACGAACAAGCGCTAGAATACGCACTTAAACGTAAACTAAAGTAA